The following are encoded in a window of Castanea sativa cultivar Marrone di Chiusa Pesio chromosome 9, ASM4071231v1 genomic DNA:
- the LOC142610895 gene encoding protein LURP-one-related 15-like, with the protein MAHQPIPAPTPAGTQFTSPVPIIGPQYCASYPVDLAIVKKVLTITDGNFVVTDINGNVIFKVKGTLLTLHDRRTLLDAAGNPIVTLREKIMSAHDRWQIFRGESVEPKDLIFSVKRSSMIQFRTKLHVFLANNTKEDVCDYRIEGSWSERSCVIYAGESNTVIAQMHKRQNIQSVLLGKDNFSITVYPNIDYAFIVAIIVILDDINNEDNAD; encoded by the exons ATGGCTCATCAGCCTATTCCAGCTCCAACTCCAGCTGGTACACAATTCACTAGCCCTGTTCCGATCATCGGCCCTCAGTACTGTGCATCTTACCCTGTTGATCTTGCTATTGTCAAAAAGGTCTTGACCATTACCGATGGCAACTTTGTTGTCACAGACATCAATGGTAACGTCATTTTTAAAGTCAAAGGTACCTTACTAACCCTTCATGACCGTCGTACTCTTCTTGATGCTGCTGGAAATCCCATTGTCACTCTTCGAGAGAAG ATAATGAGTGCACATGATAGATGGCAAATTTTTAGGGGTGAAAGCGTGGAACCAAAAGACCTAATTTTTAGCGTTAAGAGATCTTCAATGATCCAATTTAGGACCAAGTTACATGTGTTCTTGGCAAATAACACAAAAGAGGATGTTTGTGACTATAGGATCGAAGGGAGTTGGAGTGAACGATCTTGCGTCATTTATGCCGGAGAATCCAACACGGTAATTGCCCAG ATGCATAAGAGGCAAAACATACAAAGTGTTTTGCTCGGAAAAGACAACTTCTCGATAACAGTTTACCCCAACATCGATTATGCATTCATAGTTGCGATTATTGTGATTCTTGATGACATTAACAACGAGGACAACGCCGATTGA